CCATGAACGACTTGGGCTCCGCGGCACACGGGCCGACGACAGCAATGCGTCGATGGCCCTGCAGCGGCAACGCCGTACCGGCGTCCAGCAGCACGATCGAGCGCTCCGCGACCTCACGCGCCAGCGCGCGGTTCTCCGACGAGTCCAGATCGACGGCCTGCACAGAAGACTCGGGCGTCCAGTCCGGATCGAGCAGCCCGAGCTTCACCTTCTGCACCAGCAACCGCCGCGCGGCACGATCGACCAGCTCCTCCGGCACCTCACCGGACTCGACCAGCTTCACCAGCCCGTCCCCGAAACCGATCGTGTCCGGCAGTTCGACATCCGTCCCCGCACTCAAAGCGAGCGCACCAGCAGCATCGGTGTCCGCCGCAACCCGGTGCATCGTCGCCAGGAACGGCACGGCCCAGTAGTCGGAGACGACCGTCCCGTCGAAACCCCACTCGTCCCGCAGCAACTCCGTGAACAGCCACGGATCCGCCCCCGCCGGCAGCCCGTCCAGATCGGAGTACGACGTCATCACCGACCCGGCACCACCAGTCGCGATCGCCGTCTCGAACGTCGGCAGCACGACGTCGAGCAGCTCGCGCCGCCCGATCGACACCGGACCGTGGTTGCGTCCGGCCCGCGACGCCGAGTACCCGGCGAAATGCTTGAGCGTGGCAACGACTCCGGAGCTCTGCAGCCCCCGCACGTACGCCGACCCGACCATCCCCACCAGGAACGGATCCTCACCGATCGTCTCCTCGACCCGACCCCACCGGTAGTCGCGCACGACATCGAGCACCGGCGACAACCCCTGGTGCACACCGGCCGCGGCCAGGTCACGCCCGATCGCGCCGGCCATTCGCTCGACCAGATCGGGATCGAAGGTCGCACCCCAGGCCAGCGCGGTCGGGTAGACGGTCGCGCCGTACGTCGTGAAGCCGGTCAGGCACTCCTCGTGCACCAGCGCCGGTACGCCGAGCCGCGATCCCGCGAGCACGACCTTGTGCTGCCGCACGACCTCGGCGACGCCCTCATCGACCGTCAACGGGACGCTGCCCCAGACGCGGGTGAGGTGACCGAGTCCGTTCCGGCTCGCCTCCTCGAGGGAGACCGAACCGCCCTGGGCGAAGACGTCCTGCATCGGCGCGACGTTCAGCGTCTCCTCGGCCGGCAACTCTTCCTCCTCGGCCATGTCGTTGCCGATCCAGCGGCTGCCGAGCTGCGCGACCTTCTCCGGCAGCGTCATCGCGTCCAGCAGCAGCCCGGCCCGCTCCTCCGCCGTGAGCGCGGTGTCCAGCCACGGCCGATCGTCTCGAGCTGCCACGAAAGTCTCCTTCTTGATCGATCAAAGTCACCGCGCGGTATCGAAAACTATCGCTACTGAACTCGGTGTGTATCGCCAACAGTGCAGCCTTGAAGTCGAAAGTTTCAAGACCTTGACAGCCACATCACCGAAACCTACGTTACGAAACACAGTCTTAACCGCCGTGAAGTCTTCGCGGCCAGGATTTCGGAGATCAGGGTGGATCCCATGACGACTTCTCGGCGCACGTTCCTCCGCCTGACCGGTGCCGGCGCCGTCGCGGCCGGCTTGGCCGCCTGCGGCACCTCCGGTCCACAGAGCACCGGTGGCTCGACCGGTGGCGGCAGCACCGGCACCGGTGCGACGTACTGGTTCCTCACCGGCCAGCCGCAGCAGGGCATCCGCGCGGCCCAGGTCAAGCGGTTCAACGACGCGAACTCGGGCACGCAACTGAAGACCAACGAGTTCCAGAACGACGCGTTCAAGCAGAAGATCAAGACCGCGATCGGCGCCGGCCAGGGTCCGACGCTGATCTGGGGCTGGGGCGGCGGAGGCCTGAAGAGCTACGTCGACGCCAACCAGGTCGAGGACCTGACCAGCTGGTTCGGCCAGAACGCCGAGCTGAAGAACCAGATCTTCCCGGCCGCGTTCGGCGCCGCCACCGTCGGCGGCAAGATCTACGCGATGCCGGTGGAGACCACGACGCCGATCGTGCTGTTCTACAACAAGAAGGTCTTCGAGCAGGTCGGCGCGGAGCCGCCGAAGTCGTGGGGCGACATCCTCGACCTCGTACCGAAGTTCAACGACGCCAAGATCGCGCCGTTCTCGCTCGGCGGCCAGTCGCGCTGGACGAACATGATGTGGCTGGAGTTCCTGTACGACCGGATCGGCGGCAGCGAGGTCTTCCAGAACATCTTCGACGGCAAGGCGAACGCCTGGTCCGACCCCTCCTCGCTCAAGGCGCTCGAGGAGATGCAGAAACTGATCAAGGCGAACGGTTTCATCAAGGGCTTCTCCTCCATCACGGCCGACTCCAACGCCGACCAGGCTCTGCTTTACACCGGCAAGGCCGCGATGATGCTGCACGGCGCCTGGACGTACGGCGGGATGAAGGCCGACGGCGGCGACTTCGTCACCGGCGGCCACCTCGGCTACATGAACTTCCCGCCGGTCGACGGCGGCAAGGGCGACCCGACCAGCACGGTCGGCAACCCGGGGCAGTACCTGTCGATCTCGTCGAAGGCCAGCGACGCCGACAAGGAGGTCGCGAAGAAGTTCCTCGCGAACAACACCCTGGACTCCGCCTCGGTCGACGCGTGGATCGCGTCCGGCAGCGTGCCGGTGGTCAAGGGCACCGAGTCCAAGCTGGCCGCCGTACCGGACAAGAACGACGCCGCGTGGCTGAAGTTCGTGTACGACACCTCCAGCACCGCGAAGACCTTCGGGCAGTCGTGGGACCAGGCACTCAGCCCGTCCCAGGCCGAGGCGCTGCTGGACAACATCGCCAAGCTGTTCCAGCTGTCGATCAGCCCGCAGCAGTTCGCCGACAGCATGAACGCGGTGATCGGCAAGTGACGGCGGCCGCTCCCCCGGCTCCTGCGCGGGCCGGTGGGCGGACCGGTTCCCACGCTGGTTCCGGGCAGGTCGGGCGGAGCGGCCCGGTCGCGTGGATGGTCCTGCCGGCCCTCGCGATGTTCCTGGCCTTCGGCGTCGTCCCGCTGGTCGGCGTCCTGGTCCTGAGCTTCACCCAGTGGGACGGCCTCGGCGCGATCAACCCGGCCGGTTTCTCCAACTGGAGCAGCGTTCTGAGCGATCCGGGACTGCCGCACGCGTTGTTCGTGACGTTCGAGATCATGATCCTGTCCTGGGCGGTGCAGACTCCGCTGAGCCTGTTGCTCGGGGTGTTCCTGGCCGGGCGTCAGCGGTACCGCGCGCTCCTGGCCGTGCTGTACTTCGTCCCGCTGCTGCTCAGCTCGGCGGCGATCGCGATCACCTACAAGGCGCTGCTCGACCCGAACTTCGGGCTCGGCGCCGGCCTGCACATCGGGTTCCTCACCCAGGACTGGCTGGGCAAGGACAACCTCGCGCTCGGCGTGGTGATCTTCGTGGTGTCCTGGCAGTTCATCCCGTTCCACTCGCTGATCTACCAAGGCGGCGTCCGGCAGATCCCGACCACGATGTACGAGGCGGCCTCGATCGACGGCGCCGGGCGGGTCCGGCAGTTCTTCAGCATCACCGTGCCGCAGCTCAAGTACACGATCATCACGTCGTCCACGCTGATGGTGGTCGGCTCGCTGACCTTCTTCGACCTGATCTTCGTGCTGACCGCCGGTGGCCCAGGCGATGCCACCCGGGTGCTGGCACTCGACATGTACAAGCGCGGCTTCCAGGCCAACCTGATGGGACCGGCCAGCGTGATCGCCGTCCTGCTGGTGCTGATCGGACTCGCGCTGGCCCTGATCCTGCGCCGCGTCGGCGGCAGCACGACGGCCAGCCAGCAGGAAGGTGCGTGAGATGGCGGTCGCGACGAGCGCTCGGACGGCAACCGCCCCGGCCCGCGGCGGTACGTCGTACGGGCGCAAGCTGATCCGGCTGAACTGGCTCGGCGGTACGGCGGGCTGGCTGTGGCTGGTGATCGTGATCGTGCCGATCTACTGGATCGTGGTCACGTCGTTCAAGGACCAGAGCGCGTTCTTCACCCAGAACCCGTTCGCGCTGCCGGCCGACCCGACGATCGCCAACTACCAGCTGGTGATCAAGTCGGACTTCCCGCGGTACTTCGTCAACAGCGTGCTCGTGACGGCCGGGACGATCGTTCCGGCGGTGGCGATCGCGTTCATGGCGGCGTACGCGATCGTCCGCGGCGCGGGCAGCCGGTTCCTTGCCGGGGTCAACGGGTTGTTCCTGATGGGCCTCGCGATCCCGTTGCAGGCCACGATCATCCCGGTGTACCTGCTGATCATCAAGCTGCACCTGTACGACAGCCTGCTGGCGATCGTGCTGCCGTCGATCGCGTTCTCGATCCCGCTGTCGGTGCTGGTGCTGACCAACTTCATCCGCGACGTGCCCAAGGAACTGTTCGAGTCGATGCGGGTCGACGGCGCGAGCGAGTGGGGCATGCTGCGCAGCCTCGCGCTGCCGCTGACCCGGCCGGCGCTCGTCACCGTCAGCATCTACAACGGCCTCGGCGTCTGGAACGGCTTCCTCCTGCCACTGATCCTGACCCAGAGCCCCGACAAACGCACGCTCCCGCTGGCGCTGTGGACCTTCCAGGGCCAGTACTCCGTCAACGTGCCGGCCGTGCTCGCGTCGGTCGTCCTGACCACGTTGCCGATCGTGATTCTGTACGCGATCGGGCGGCGGCAACTGCTGAGCGGCCTGACGGCCGGCTTCAGCCGCTAACCCCTCGAGAGGACCACCCCTATGACGAACGCCGATTTCACCCCCACCCCAGAGGACAAGTTCTCCTTCGGGCTGTGGACGGTCGGCTGGCAGGGCGTCGACGTGTTCGGCGGTGAGGTCCGGCCGGTGCTGGACCCGGCCGCGGCCGTGCACAAGCTGCGTGAACTCGGCGCGTACGGCATCACCTTTCACGACAACGACGTGTTCCCCTTCGGCAGTACGGCGGCCGAGCGCGACGCGCACCTGAAGCCGTTCCGCGCCGCGCTGGAGGAGACCGGCCTCAAGGTCCCGATGGTGACGACGAACCTGTTCTCGCACCCGGTCTTCCGCGACGGCGGCTTCACCAACAACGACCGCGACGTCCGGCGGTACGCGATCCGCAAGACGGCCGACCAGCTGGATCTCGCGGCCGAGCTGGGCGCGGAGACGTTCGTCGCCTGGGGCGGTCGCGAGGGTGCCGAGTCGGGCGCGGCCAAGGATGTGCGGGCGGCGCTCGACCGGTACAAGGAAGCCTTCGACATCCTCGGGTCCTACGCCTTGGAGCAGGGCTACGACATCCGCTTCGCGATCGAGCCGAAGCCGAACGAGCCGCGCGGCGACATCCTGCTCCCGACGATCGGCCACGCGCTCGCGTTCATCGAGTCGCTGGAGCACTCCGAGCGGGTCGGCCTCAACCCCGAGGTCGGTCACGAGGAGATGGCCGGGCTCAACTACGCGCACGGGATCGCCCAGGCGCTGTGGCACGGCAAGCTGTTCCACGCGGACCTGAACGGCCAGAACGGCCCGCGCTACGACCAGGACCTGCGGTTCGGCGCCGGCAACGCGCGCGGCGCGTTCTGGACGGTCGACGTACTGGAGCACGGCGGGTACGACGGGCCGCGGCACTTCGACTTCAAGCCGCCGCGCACGGAGGACATGGACGGCGTCTGGGCGTCGGCGGCCGGGTGCATGCGCAACTACCTGATCCTGCGCGCGAAGGTCCGTGCCTTCCGCAACGATCCCGAGGTCCAGCAGGCGTTGCTCGACGCGCGCCTCGACCAGCTCGCCCAGCCGACGCTGGCCGCGGGCGAGAACCTGGCGACGCTGCGCGCCGAGGACTTCGACCCCGAAGAGGCCGGGCGGCGCGGGATGGCCTTCGAACAGCTCGACCAGCTCGCGATCGAGCACCTGTACGGCACCCGGTCCTGACCCGACATCCGGACCGAGTGCGCAGGGAGGTGCAGGCAGGCGATCGCCTGCCTGCACCTACTGTTTTTCTAGGCGTTCTTCCTGCGGTAGAGCACCAGTGTGTACGCACCGAGCAGGAGTACGCCCCCGCCGGCCGCGACCTGCACCAGCGGGAAGCTGGAGTCGGCGGTCGCCGCGTTGACGTCGTACCCGCCCGCGGTTCCGTTGGCGTGGTACGCACTGCCGGCCTGCTTGTCGCCGTACCGGCTGGTGACCTTCTCCTGGTACGCCGCGACGCTGATCGGCTGGGCACCGATCGCCTCGGTCGCCGACGGGTTCAGCGCGCGGACCCGATCACCGGACAGCGCGTACCACGCGCCGATCTGCGGCTCGGTGAAGAGCTTCGCGCCCTTGGCCGCACCGGCCATCTTCGACTCGGTGTTGCCGCTGGCAACGTTCACCGCCTGCCACGTCCCGGCGGCGTCGGGCGCGGTGTAGACCGTCATCGCGGCCCCGCCCTTCGACGCCGAGGTCGCGACGTACCACAGCGACGCCACGTCAGCGGACTTCCCGGCCACGAACTCCGGGTTCAGCGCGTACACCGGTACGGCGTCCTGCTGCACGACCGTGCCCGCCTTCGCGGCGGTCTGCGGGAGCCGCTCAGCGGCCTTGGCGATCAGCTGACCGGCGGCCGCGGAGTGGGCCGCGGCCTTGGCGGCGGCGAGATCCGGTCCGGGCGCAGCGGCACCGGCAGTACCGGCCGCAGAACCCGCGAGGACGAGGGAGGCGACGAGGAGGCCGGCCGAGCGCCGTACACGAAGCTTCTTCATGCTCAGGCTCCGATCCGGTAGAGGGAGTGGGTCCACTGGAACTGGGAGTTGTTCAGGTACCAGTTGTAGGTGGAGGTGTTGTAGCGCGGGTCCGAGCCCCACGGGTTGTAGTACTCGATCGTGGAGTTCGACGCGTCGTACCCGATGATGTCCATCATGTGACCGCCGCCGGACTTCCAGCCGATCCGCGTCATCACCGGGCGGTTGGCGTTGATCTCGGTCTGCAGGCTGCCGAAGCTCAGCGTGCCGCTGATGTAGCTGCCCTGGCTGATCCCGATGCTGCGGAACGCCCGCTGGTCGTTGGCCAGCGTGGCCTGGTCGTTCGGGCAGGCGGCGTTCTGGTTGTAGCCGAAGGCCAGGTTGCAGAACTGGTTCTGCGAGTAGTTCTTGCCGTAGTACCTGGCGATGCTGTTGCCGGTGGCGGCCCAGCACCAGTTCGACTTCTCCTGGGCTTGGCCGTTCACGTCGAGGTACCGGCTCGCGGCGACCTGCTGTCCGACCTGTTGGGCGGCGGGAGCGACCGGCTCGGGCGCGGCCGTCGCGGCGATCGGGACGATCGGTGTCAACCCGATGATCGTTGCCACGAGCCATGACCAGGGGCGGTGCGTACTGACCCTCCTCATGGGGCCTCCTTCTCTGGGGCGGGGTGAGGCCACTCATCGTGATCAACCCCTCACAGCCGGGCAAGCGGTCGACGGCGGCCGTCGTACACGGTGTGAACGCGCTCTCCGGGGTGAACACCACCCTGTGCGGTGCTGCGGTCGCCGACTGTGAACGTTTACACTTCCTGCCCAGGAGGATCGGACCGGATGCAGACGCGCTTTCACGTGCCGGACATCGGACCGGAGACGCCGTTCGCCGACGCGCTCCGGATCGCGATCGCGGATCGCGGCCTCGCGCTGAACCGGATCCAGGCCCGGCTCGCCGAGCGCGGACTGCGCGTCGGGATCGCGACGCTGAGCACCTGGCAGAGCGGCCGCCGGCTCCCCCGCGCCGCGTCGCTGGCCGTCGTCACGGCGCTGGAGGAGCTGCTCGAGCTGCCGACCGGCTGGCTCGCCGTACGGATTCCGCCGGCTCGCCCGGAGACCGCGGTCAGCCATCGCCCGTACGCCGTGGTCGACTACGCGGCGACGCTGACGCGGCTGCTGGACGTCGTACGCGGTGATGCCCACGGGCGCCTGCGCAGCGTCACGGTCGTCGAGGAGATCGTCATCGGCGCGGACCGCAGCATGCGGTCGAAGCGGGTCGTGCAGACGGTGGTCGCGGTGAAGGAGGTCGACCGCCAGATCGTCGTGCACCAAGGCGAACCGGGCTGCGACGTCGCGCTGATCACCCCTCAGGGCCTGAACGGCTGCCGCACCGGACGGGTCGCTCGCGACCCCGAGGCCGGGGCGATCCTCGGCGAGCTGCTGCTCGACCGCACGCTGCATCCTGGCGACACCGCGGTCGTGCACTACGAGATCGACGACCGCAGCCGGATGCCGTCGACGCAGTACTACCGCTTCCATGAGTGGCCTGGCACGCATCACGTGCTGGAAGTCCAGTTCCACCGGGATGCGATGCCGGTGCGGGTGATCGAGTTCCGGCGCCGGCACTCGAGCGGGCCGGATCTGGTTCACCAGGACCTGATGATGAGCCCCGACGGTCGCGTGCACGTCGTCGCGCCGACGACCGATCCCGGCCTGATCGGCATCGCCTGGGAGTGGGACTAGCCCGCTCCGCCGGCCAGCTCCCGCGCCTCACCTTCTTCAAGTCTTCCCCTTCGCCACAGTTCCTTGCTTGCATCGTTAACCCGCGCTTGTTTTTAGTCCGCGTTTGCAAGTATTGTCGACGCCGGTAACAGTCGTACTGATTGATGGAGGCACAGTCATGCCGCTCGCTCTGCTCGCGCTGGCCATCGGCGCGTTCGGGATCGGCACCACGGAGTTCGTCATCGCCGGGCTGCTGCCGGAGGTGGCGACCGAGTTCGGCGTCTCGATCCCCGCGGCCGGCTGGCTGATCACCGGGTACGCGCTGAGCGTTGCCGTCGGCGCCCTGCCGATGACCGCGCTGGGCAACCGGATGCGCCGCAAGCAGCTCCTCCTGCTGCTGATGGCGATCTTCGTCGCGGGCAACATCGTGTCGCCGCTCGCGCCGTCGTACGGCGTGATGATGGCCGGCCGGATCGTCACCGCGCTGTGCCACGGCGCGTTCTTCGGGGTCGGCGCCGTGGTTGCCTCCGACCTGGTCAAGCCGGAGAAGAAGGCGAGCGCGATCGCGCTGATGTTCACCGGACTGACCGTCGCCAACGTGCTCGGCGTCCCGCTCGGGACCTTCATCGGCCAGGACCTCGGCTGGCGCGCGACGTTCTGGGTGGTCGCCGGGCTCGGTGTGATCGGGCTGATCGGGATCGCGGCGCTGGTCCCCGAGATCGCCCGGCCCGCGGGCGGGAACCTGCGCTCCGAGCTCGCGGTCTTCCGGAGCGCCAAGGTCTGGCTCGCCGTCGGTACGACGGTGCTCGGCTTCGGCGGCGTGTTCGCGTCGTTCACCTACATCGCGCCGATGATGACCGAGGAGGCCGGACTGCCGGAGAGCGCGATCTCGTGGTTGCTGGTGCTGTTCGGGATCGGCATGGTCTTCGGCAACCTGCTCGGCGGGCGCTTCGCCGACCGCGCGCTGATGCCGACGCTCTACACGTCGCTCGGCTCGCTCGCGCTGGTCCTGGTGGTCTTCGGCTTCACCGTGCACTGGGCGGTGCCTGCGATCGTCACGCTGTTCCTGCTCGGCGGGTTCGCGTTCTCGACGACGCCACCGCTGCAGCTGCGCACGCTGGCCAGCGCGTCGTCGGCTCCGACGGTCGCGTCGGCGGTCAACATCGGCGCCTTCAACCTGGGGAACGCCTTGGCTGCTTGGCTCGGTGGTCTGGTCATCGCGGGCGGTTACGGGTACGCGGCAACCAACTGGGCCGGCGCTGCGATGGCCGTCGGCGCGCTGATCCTGGCCGTGATCTCGGGAGCACTCGACCGCCGCTCGGCTCCCGCACTTGTCGCTGCCTAGATCCTCTGCTCGGCGAGGTCGACCCAGTAGTCGACCTCGCCGGCCGGGAAGTGCCGGATCGCCCAGTCGACCATCCGCAGACTCATGCTGGCCCAGGCCGCCCGCAGTACGTCGGACGGCAACTCGTCCAGCAGGTGGTCGAGTGGCACGGCGATCGGTCCGCGGACGCCGAACCGCAGCGTCACCAGGTCGAACCCACGATGCCCCCGCCCGGCGCCGTCCCAGTCGATCACGCCGGTGATCCGGCCGTCGGTCTGCAACAGGTTCCCCGGATGGAAGTCGACGTGCACGGCATCGTCGCCGACCAGCGTCTCCACCTCCACGGCCGCGATCCGCCGCTCCAACGCCGCCGTCCGCGCGTCGCGCTGCTTCAGCGGCTCGTGCAGACAGAACCCCGGCCCGTCGGTCTGAAGGTAGAGCGGCAACGACGGCACCGCCGACCCGGCCAGTCGGCCGGCCTGCAGCTCGTTGAGGGCTAGCACTTGGTCCAGGAGCTCGGGCGTGAGCTG
The Kribbella italica DNA segment above includes these coding regions:
- a CDS encoding carbohydrate ABC transporter permease, whose protein sequence is MVLPALAMFLAFGVVPLVGVLVLSFTQWDGLGAINPAGFSNWSSVLSDPGLPHALFVTFEIMILSWAVQTPLSLLLGVFLAGRQRYRALLAVLYFVPLLLSSAAIAITYKALLDPNFGLGAGLHIGFLTQDWLGKDNLALGVVIFVVSWQFIPFHSLIYQGGVRQIPTTMYEAASIDGAGRVRQFFSITVPQLKYTIITSSTLMVVGSLTFFDLIFVLTAGGPGDATRVLALDMYKRGFQANLMGPASVIAVLLVLIGLALALILRRVGGSTTASQQEGA
- a CDS encoding glycoside hydrolase family 3 N-terminal domain-containing protein, producing MAARDDRPWLDTALTAEERAGLLLDAMTLPEKVAQLGSRWIGNDMAEEEELPAEETLNVAPMQDVFAQGGSVSLEEASRNGLGHLTRVWGSVPLTVDEGVAEVVRQHKVVLAGSRLGVPALVHEECLTGFTTYGATVYPTALAWGATFDPDLVERMAGAIGRDLAAAGVHQGLSPVLDVVRDYRWGRVEETIGEDPFLVGMVGSAYVRGLQSSGVVATLKHFAGYSASRAGRNHGPVSIGRRELLDVVLPTFETAIATGGAGSVMTSYSDLDGLPAGADPWLFTELLRDEWGFDGTVVSDYWAVPFLATMHRVAADTDAAGALALSAGTDVELPDTIGFGDGLVKLVESGEVPEELVDRAARRLLVQKVKLGLLDPDWTPESSVQAVDLDSSENRALAREVAERSIVLLDAGTALPLQGHRRIAVVGPCAAEPKSFMGCYAFPNHVLPRYPDRALGIEVPSALDALRNELPGPELLHAPGCEVLGNDRSGFAAAVEAARAADLCIAYVGDLSGLFGHGSSGEGCDAEDLRLPGVQAELLDALLDTGTPVVVVVVSGRPYALGGIADRAAGLVQAFMPGQEGGAAIAGVLSGRVTPGGKLPVQVPRHVGGQPGTYLQPALGSAESAGISGLETVPLFPFGFGASYTTFEIGALRLSETEIPTDGELTATVQVRNTGERAGDEVVQLYLHDVVAQVARPLKLLIGFARVSLEPGAAVDVTFRVDADRTAYTGPDLRRIVEAGDIELLAGTSSIDLPARGTVRVTGATRVVGHDRTMVTPVGLTPVSAAGGE
- a CDS encoding extracellular solute-binding protein: MTTSRRTFLRLTGAGAVAAGLAACGTSGPQSTGGSTGGGSTGTGATYWFLTGQPQQGIRAAQVKRFNDANSGTQLKTNEFQNDAFKQKIKTAIGAGQGPTLIWGWGGGGLKSYVDANQVEDLTSWFGQNAELKNQIFPAAFGAATVGGKIYAMPVETTTPIVLFYNKKVFEQVGAEPPKSWGDILDLVPKFNDAKIAPFSLGGQSRWTNMMWLEFLYDRIGGSEVFQNIFDGKANAWSDPSSLKALEEMQKLIKANGFIKGFSSITADSNADQALLYTGKAAMMLHGAWTYGGMKADGGDFVTGGHLGYMNFPPVDGGKGDPTSTVGNPGQYLSISSKASDADKEVAKKFLANNTLDSASVDAWIASGSVPVVKGTESKLAAVPDKNDAAWLKFVYDTSSTAKTFGQSWDQALSPSQAEALLDNIAKLFQLSISPQQFADSMNAVIGK
- the xylA gene encoding xylose isomerase, coding for MTNADFTPTPEDKFSFGLWTVGWQGVDVFGGEVRPVLDPAAAVHKLRELGAYGITFHDNDVFPFGSTAAERDAHLKPFRAALEETGLKVPMVTTNLFSHPVFRDGGFTNNDRDVRRYAIRKTADQLDLAAELGAETFVAWGGREGAESGAAKDVRAALDRYKEAFDILGSYALEQGYDIRFAIEPKPNEPRGDILLPTIGHALAFIESLEHSERVGLNPEVGHEEMAGLNYAHGIAQALWHGKLFHADLNGQNGPRYDQDLRFGAGNARGAFWTVDVLEHGGYDGPRHFDFKPPRTEDMDGVWASAAGCMRNYLILRAKVRAFRNDPEVQQALLDARLDQLAQPTLAAGENLATLRAEDFDPEEAGRRGMAFEQLDQLAIEHLYGTRS
- a CDS encoding phosphotransferase; translated protein: MADGDWQRVQRLDAAWAAREVERIAGVRLVVEGPCGGGEVGAAFVRWEDGRRSVLKWRPGIRLEELERGPLAVVDVLRESGYPAPRTELAVQVGTAVVTVQELMPGATVDQLTPELLDQVLALNELQAGRLAGSAVPSLPLYLQTDGPGFCLHEPLKQRDARTAALERRIAAVEVETLVGDDAVHVDFHPGNLLQTDGRITGVIDWDGAGRGHRGFDLVTLRFGVRGPIAVPLDHLLDELPSDVLRAAWASMSLRMVDWAIRHFPAGEVDYWVDLAEQRI
- a CDS encoding MFS transporter, encoding MPLALLALAIGAFGIGTTEFVIAGLLPEVATEFGVSIPAAGWLITGYALSVAVGALPMTALGNRMRRKQLLLLLMAIFVAGNIVSPLAPSYGVMMAGRIVTALCHGAFFGVGAVVASDLVKPEKKASAIALMFTGLTVANVLGVPLGTFIGQDLGWRATFWVVAGLGVIGLIGIAALVPEIARPAGGNLRSELAVFRSAKVWLAVGTTVLGFGGVFASFTYIAPMMTEEAGLPESAISWLLVLFGIGMVFGNLLGGRFADRALMPTLYTSLGSLALVLVVFGFTVHWAVPAIVTLFLLGGFAFSTTPPLQLRTLASASSAPTVASAVNIGAFNLGNALAAWLGGLVIAGGYGYAATNWAGAAMAVGALILAVISGALDRRSAPALVAA
- a CDS encoding papain-like cysteine protease family protein, whose protein sequence is MRRVSTHRPWSWLVATIIGLTPIVPIAATAAPEPVAPAAQQVGQQVAASRYLDVNGQAQEKSNWCWAATGNSIARYYGKNYSQNQFCNLAFGYNQNAACPNDQATLANDQRAFRSIGISQGSYISGTLSFGSLQTEINANRPVMTRIGWKSGGGHMMDIIGYDASNSTIEYYNPWGSDPRYNTSTYNWYLNNSQFQWTHSLYRIGA
- a CDS encoding carbohydrate ABC transporter permease produces the protein MAVATSARTATAPARGGTSYGRKLIRLNWLGGTAGWLWLVIVIVPIYWIVVTSFKDQSAFFTQNPFALPADPTIANYQLVIKSDFPRYFVNSVLVTAGTIVPAVAIAFMAAYAIVRGAGSRFLAGVNGLFLMGLAIPLQATIIPVYLLIIKLHLYDSLLAIVLPSIAFSIPLSVLVLTNFIRDVPKELFESMRVDGASEWGMLRSLALPLTRPALVTVSIYNGLGVWNGFLLPLILTQSPDKRTLPLALWTFQGQYSVNVPAVLASVVLTTLPIVILYAIGRRQLLSGLTAGFSR